In Paenibacillus hexagrammi, the following are encoded in one genomic region:
- a CDS encoding fumarate hydratase: MQQFYQSVYDLIVETSTNLPGDVRRAVQAAQEREDDGTRSALSLSRIADNIHMAECNVSPICQDTGMPTFIIHCPVGANQIIMKKQILEAVAQATKDSKLRTNSVDSLTGANTGDNLGPGTPVVHFEQWERDDIEVKLILKGGGCENKNIQYSLPTELEGLGKAGRDLDGIRKCIMHAVYQAQGQGCSAGFIGVGIGGDRTSGYELAKHQLFRHVDDVNPHPELRQLEEYVMDHANTLGIGTMGFGGQVTLLGCKVGVANRLPASFFVSVAYNCWAFRRQGVVLDAATGEVKDWSYPRGTEVSFKEAYEAGQTAAASEEEETREIVLTTPISEEQIRSLKVGDVVVINGTMHTGRDALHKYLMDHDSPVDLNGAAIYHCGPVMSKDRDGEWHVRAAGPTTSIREEPYQGDIIKKFGIRAVIGKGGMGAKTLAALKEHGGVYLNAIGGAAQYYARCFKKVEGVDFMEFGIPEAMWHLKTEGFAAIVTMDSHGNSLHADVEKSSLEKLAALKEPVFKA; this comes from the coding sequence ATGCAGCAATTCTATCAAAGTGTCTATGATCTGATTGTCGAAACCTCTACGAACCTGCCGGGCGATGTGCGCCGTGCTGTTCAAGCTGCACAGGAGCGTGAGGATGATGGAACGCGTTCCGCGCTATCCTTATCCCGCATTGCCGACAACATCCATATGGCGGAATGCAATGTGTCTCCGATTTGCCAGGACACGGGCATGCCAACGTTTATTATACACTGTCCGGTCGGAGCAAACCAAATCATCATGAAGAAGCAAATCCTTGAGGCTGTTGCGCAGGCAACCAAGGACAGCAAGCTTCGCACAAACTCGGTAGATTCATTGACCGGCGCGAACACAGGAGATAACCTGGGTCCGGGAACTCCGGTTGTTCATTTCGAACAATGGGAACGGGACGATATCGAGGTGAAGCTGATTCTGAAGGGCGGCGGCTGTGAGAATAAGAACATCCAGTACAGTTTGCCGACTGAACTCGAAGGATTAGGTAAAGCAGGACGCGACCTGGACGGCATTCGCAAGTGCATCATGCACGCGGTCTATCAAGCGCAAGGCCAAGGCTGCAGCGCAGGCTTCATCGGGGTTGGTATTGGCGGTGATCGAACAAGCGGCTATGAGCTGGCGAAGCATCAGCTGTTCCGTCATGTAGATGACGTGAACCCACATCCGGAGTTGCGCCAATTGGAAGAGTACGTAATGGACCATGCCAATACACTGGGAATTGGTACAATGGGTTTTGGCGGTCAAGTAACGCTGCTTGGATGCAAAGTAGGCGTGGCGAACCGTCTGCCGGCAAGCTTCTTCGTATCCGTTGCTTATAACTGCTGGGCGTTCCGCCGTCAAGGTGTCGTGCTCGACGCTGCGACAGGTGAGGTTAAAGATTGGTCCTATCCGCGCGGTACGGAGGTTTCTTTTAAAGAAGCCTATGAAGCCGGACAAACAGCGGCTGCAAGTGAAGAAGAGGAGACTCGGGAAATCGTTCTGACGACGCCAATCTCCGAAGAGCAGATCCGTTCCTTGAAGGTTGGAGACGTTGTTGTCATCAATGGAACTATGCATACAGGACGCGATGCGCTGCACAAGTACTTGATGGATCATGATTCACCTGTTGACTTGAACGGTGCGGCAATTTATCACTGTGGTCCGGTGATGAGTAAGGATCGAGACGGCGAGTGGCACGTGAGGGCAGCCGGACCGACAACAAGTATTCGCGAGGAGCCTTATCAAGGCGATATCATTAAGAAGTTCGGCATTCGCGCGGTCATCGGCAAAGGCGGTATGGGAGCCAAAACGCTCGCTGCGCTGAAAGAACACGGCGGCGTGTATTTGAATGCGATCGGCGGAGCGGCTCAATACTATGCACGATGCTTTAAAAAAGTAGAGGGCGTCGACTTTATGGAATTCGGTATTCCGGAAGCGATGTGGCATTTGAAAACAGAAGGTTTTGCAGCGATTGTAACGATGGATTCTCACGGCAACAGCTTGCATGCGGACGTGGAAAAGAGCTCCCTCGAAAAGCTAGCCGCTTTGAAAGAGCCAGTGTTTAAAGCATAA
- the pnpS gene encoding two-component system histidine kinase PnpS, protein MLKFRAKLTLILLLLVGCSVLIAGLFMAKVLEDSHIEALKENMQRELGLIQSMGDWNRTGSEQELTRYYTEQAHKIKMSSKARLTYIRSDGLVLGDSDEDPAKMDNHRHRPEVEDAARTGFIGYITRYSATLKQNMLYAAIPLQNGSEITGYLRIALSLEQVESSIRSLWYFLIAGLGILFVVVGGVSYRIARGITRPIEKMTKVAMQITNMNYKARVPSLGKDEVGQLGQAINRMSDSLQQQMEHIKENERRLQGVLENMMSGIMMIDRSQHIVLLNPSAEYLLGFTSQELLGKKYTEAKQQYEFTKLIQECIETKEAIREEIIFYYPSERILELTINPVSHEEEEWAGVLIVLHDITAVRRLERMRSEFVANVSHELKTPIAAVKGFAETLLAGALNDRDTAESFLHIIFDESERLNRLIGDILELSKIESKRIPMNFSPVYVPEFLDRTVNVVRTEAEKKNIELNVQVEDDIYLEADEDRLRQIFINLLSNGISYTQEGGKVRIKVEPLDLNAQGDYERLRFIVSDTGIGIPKKDLPRIFERFYRVDKARSRSSGGTGLGLSIVKHLVELHKGNIRVDSEVGLGTKFIIELPVIH, encoded by the coding sequence ATGCTCAAATTCCGTGCAAAATTAACGTTAATCTTACTCCTGCTGGTTGGCTGCTCCGTGCTAATTGCAGGCTTGTTCATGGCGAAGGTGCTTGAAGATTCGCATATTGAGGCGCTCAAGGAGAATATGCAGCGTGAGCTTGGCTTAATACAATCCATGGGTGATTGGAACCGGACGGGCAGCGAGCAGGAGCTTACCCGGTACTATACGGAGCAAGCTCATAAGATCAAGATGAGCTCCAAGGCTAGGTTGACCTATATTCGCTCAGACGGTCTCGTTTTGGGGGATTCGGACGAGGATCCTGCCAAGATGGACAATCACCGCCACCGCCCCGAGGTAGAGGATGCAGCCAGAACCGGATTCATCGGCTACATTACGCGATATAGTGCGACTTTGAAGCAAAACATGCTTTATGCAGCTATTCCGTTACAAAACGGCTCAGAAATCACCGGGTACCTCCGGATTGCCTTAAGCTTGGAGCAGGTGGAGTCTTCGATTCGAAGCCTATGGTATTTTCTGATTGCGGGCCTGGGAATTCTCTTTGTTGTTGTCGGTGGTGTGAGCTACCGGATTGCTAGAGGAATCACCAGACCGATTGAGAAAATGACCAAGGTTGCCATGCAAATTACGAATATGAATTATAAAGCGCGTGTGCCGTCCTTGGGTAAGGATGAGGTTGGCCAGCTGGGACAGGCAATTAACCGGATGTCGGACAGCCTGCAGCAGCAAATGGAACACATTAAAGAGAATGAGCGCAGGCTTCAGGGCGTTCTGGAAAACATGATGAGCGGGATCATGATGATCGACCGCTCCCAGCATATTGTGCTGCTTAATCCGTCGGCCGAATATTTACTGGGCTTTACTTCACAAGAGCTCCTCGGTAAAAAATACACGGAAGCGAAGCAGCAATATGAGTTTACGAAGCTGATTCAGGAATGCATCGAGACTAAGGAAGCGATTCGGGAGGAAATCATCTTCTATTACCCTTCGGAGCGGATATTGGAGCTCACGATTAATCCGGTCTCTCATGAGGAAGAAGAGTGGGCAGGCGTTCTGATCGTGCTTCACGATATCACGGCGGTGCGAAGACTGGAGAGAATGCGAAGCGAGTTTGTGGCGAACGTGTCCCATGAGTTGAAAACACCGATTGCAGCGGTCAAGGGCTTTGCCGAGACTTTGCTGGCCGGGGCCCTGAACGATCGGGATACTGCAGAATCGTTTCTTCATATTATTTTCGATGAAAGTGAACGCCTGAATCGTCTGATCGGCGATATTCTGGAGCTTTCCAAGATAGAATCCAAGCGGATTCCAATGAATTTTTCACCTGTTTATGTGCCTGAATTTTTAGATCGTACCGTTAACGTTGTCCGCACGGAGGCGGAGAAGAAGAACATAGAGCTTAACGTGCAGGTGGAGGATGATATTTACCTGGAGGCTGACGAAGACAGGCTTAGACAAATTTTTATCAATCTGCTTTCCAACGGCATTAGCTACACACAGGAAGGCGGCAAGGTGAGGATTAAGGTGGAACCGCTCGATTTGAATGCCCAAGGGGATTATGAACGGCTTCGCTTTATCGTCTCCGATACAGGCATCGGGATTCCGAAAAAAGACCTGCCTCGCATCTTTGAGAGGTTTTACCGTGTAGACAAGGCAAGATCTAGAAGCTCAGGAGGTACGGGACTTGGCTTGTCCATTGTTAAGCATCTTGTGGAGCTTCACAAAGGGAACATCCGTGTGGATAGCGAGGTTGGACTCGGAACCAAGTTTATTATCGAGCTTCCCGTTATCCACTAA
- a CDS encoding response regulator transcription factor, whose protein sequence is MAQKILVIEDEPTLARLLSYNLTQEGYHTKVVDHGGDGLQEALQQSYDLIVLDIMLPGLNGFEVLQKLRQKGSTTPVIILTARNAEEEVVQGLKHGADDYITKPFGVAELLARVSAVLRRTQSEDPSAGGAKSSEKVIQAGELYIYPEKYEVVLGGESIPLRPKEFEVLLYLVQRPGVVVTRDDLMNIVWGFDYIGGQRTVDVHVSSLRKKLEMNQQSVQIDSIRGVGYKLIANLVKK, encoded by the coding sequence ATGGCTCAAAAAATTTTGGTAATTGAAGATGAACCGACCTTGGCCCGATTACTCTCGTACAATCTTACGCAGGAAGGCTATCATACGAAAGTTGTCGATCATGGGGGAGATGGGCTTCAAGAGGCGCTGCAGCAGTCTTACGATCTGATTGTATTAGATATTATGCTGCCGGGTTTAAACGGCTTTGAGGTGCTTCAGAAGCTTCGGCAAAAGGGCAGCACGACGCCGGTTATCATTTTGACCGCACGGAATGCGGAAGAGGAAGTGGTTCAAGGCCTGAAGCATGGAGCTGATGATTATATTACGAAGCCGTTCGGCGTCGCAGAGCTGTTAGCCCGCGTATCCGCTGTACTGCGCAGAACCCAGTCTGAAGATCCTTCAGCAGGGGGGGCGAAGTCGTCCGAGAAGGTCATTCAGGCTGGAGAATTGTATATATATCCGGAAAAGTATGAAGTGGTGCTGGGTGGTGAGTCGATCCCTCTTCGTCCCAAAGAGTTCGAGGTGCTGCTCTATCTGGTTCAGCGTCCAGGTGTTGTCGTGACCAGGGATGATCTGATGAATATCGTGTGGGGATTTGACTATATCGGAGGTCAGCGTACCGTAGACGTGCATGTAAGCTCGCTGCGCAAAAAGCTGGAAATGAATCAGCAATCGGTACAGATTGATTCAATCCGAGGCGTTGGATATAAATTGATTGCGAATCTTGTCAAAAAATAA
- a CDS encoding Gfo/Idh/MocA family protein: MSNTYRVAIIGCGGIANGKHMPSLQKLEHVEMVAFCDIIPDRAHDAAGKYGKGETSVYEDYRELLKDGSIDVVHVCTPNDSHAEITIAALEAGKHVMCEKPMAKTASDARRMVEAAKRTGKKLTIGYNNRFRSDSQHLHKLCEEGDLGEIYFAKAHAIRRRAVPTWGVFLDEEKQGGGPLIDIGTHALDLTLWMMNNYEPKVVLGTSYHKLSQRENAANAWGPWDPSRFTVEDSAFGMITMKNGATIMLESSWALNSLEVDEAKCTLCGTEGGADMKEGLRINGEKHSKLFTTNVEMNAGGVAFYDGTEENAPDLEMRLWFEAIDQDLEPVVTPEQACVVSEILEAIYESAKTGKAVYFD; encoded by the coding sequence ATGTCTAACACCTATCGGGTAGCCATTATTGGCTGTGGCGGTATCGCCAACGGCAAGCATATGCCCAGCCTGCAAAAACTGGAGCATGTTGAAATGGTCGCGTTCTGCGACATCATTCCGGATCGAGCGCACGATGCGGCCGGTAAGTACGGCAAGGGAGAAACGAGTGTATATGAAGATTACCGCGAGTTGCTGAAAGACGGCTCCATAGACGTTGTGCATGTGTGCACACCGAATGACTCCCACGCTGAGATCACAATTGCAGCACTTGAAGCAGGAAAACATGTCATGTGCGAGAAGCCGATGGCGAAGACAGCCTCCGACGCTAGAAGAATGGTGGAAGCTGCTAAGCGAACTGGCAAGAAACTGACCATTGGTTATAACAACCGTTTCCGCAGCGACAGCCAGCACCTTCACAAGCTGTGCGAAGAAGGAGACCTTGGTGAGATTTATTTTGCGAAAGCTCATGCGATTCGCCGCCGTGCCGTTCCGACATGGGGCGTGTTTCTGGACGAAGAGAAGCAAGGTGGAGGTCCTCTCATCGACATTGGTACACATGCGCTCGATTTAACGTTATGGATGATGAACAACTACGAGCCTAAGGTTGTCCTAGGGACATCCTATCACAAGCTGTCCCAGCGTGAGAATGCTGCCAATGCGTGGGGGCCGTGGGATCCTTCCAGGTTTACTGTCGAGGATTCGGCATTCGGTATGATTACGATGAAGAACGGTGCAACGATCATGCTGGAATCCAGCTGGGCGCTTAACTCACTGGAAGTGGATGAAGCCAAGTGTACGCTTTGCGGTACGGAGGGCGGAGCGGATATGAAGGAAGGTCTGCGCATCAACGGCGAGAAGCACAGCAAACTCTTCACGACGAATGTAGAGATGAACGCGGGCGGAGTAGCCTTCTATGACGGAACCGAGGAGAATGCGCCTGACCTAGAAATGCGTTTATGGTTCGAGGCTATTGATCAAGATCTGGAGCCGGTCGTAACACCGGAGCAGGCTTGTGTCGTATCAGAGATTTTAGAAGCTATTTATGAATCCGCGAAAACCGGCAAAGCGGTTTATTTTGATTAA
- a CDS encoding cold-inducible protein YdjO-related protein has protein sequence MPTSTTDEQKQELEQIEIWKCKQADCKAWVRKEFVTEELPACPLCKTPMIRSYKHVPVTTKKTNKKFIMGKRRF, from the coding sequence ATGCCTACTTCAACTACAGACGAACAGAAGCAAGAGCTGGAGCAGATCGAGATTTGGAAGTGCAAACAGGCCGATTGCAAAGCTTGGGTACGTAAAGAGTTTGTCACGGAAGAATTGCCTGCATGTCCGCTATGCAAGACACCAATGATTCGGAGCTATAAGCATGTTCCGGTTACGACAAAGAAGACGAACAAGAAGTTTATCATGGGTAAAAGACGGTTCTAA
- the uxaC gene encoding glucuronate isomerase, which produces MKTFLNDNFLLQTDTSVRLFHEYAKDMPIIDYHCHLSPKEIYENKQFTNITEAWLYGDHYKWRLMRANGVEETKVTGDASDYDRFLAWASTMPMAIGNPLYHWSHMELRRYFDVHEIINAENAPVIWEKVNAKLAEGNLRARDFITKSNVTVICTTDDPNDSLEYHIKIKEIEGFNTQVLPSFRPDKGFEINRPTFVPWVRQLEQVSGITVNSYDSFLEALESRAEFFNSVGCKVSDHALDYVPYAPVTREEAAVIFQNALQGLPVSLEEEKQFKTYTLVFLGGVYHKLGWAMQYHINASRNNNAHMFKLIGPDTGYDSINDSSVAAGLTGLLSELALNETLPRTILYSLNQKDNDILATLMGSFQGDGIPGKMQLGSAWWFNDTKDGMVQQMKTLANLGLLGRFVGMLTDSRSFLSYTRHEYFRRILCNIIGEWVEQGEFPEDEALLKQLVQGISYNNALTYFGF; this is translated from the coding sequence ATGAAAACTTTTTTAAATGATAACTTTTTGCTGCAAACGGACACGTCTGTGCGACTCTTTCACGAATATGCGAAGGACATGCCGATTATTGATTACCATTGTCACCTAAGTCCGAAAGAAATTTATGAAAATAAGCAATTTACCAATATCACGGAAGCTTGGCTGTACGGAGATCACTATAAATGGAGACTGATGCGCGCCAATGGCGTAGAAGAAACCAAAGTTACAGGTGATGCAAGCGATTATGATCGTTTCTTGGCTTGGGCGTCGACGATGCCGATGGCCATCGGAAATCCGTTGTACCATTGGTCGCATATGGAGCTTCGCCGCTATTTTGACGTTCATGAGATCATCAATGCAGAGAATGCTCCGGTGATTTGGGAGAAAGTCAATGCGAAGCTGGCGGAAGGAAACCTGCGTGCCCGTGACTTCATTACAAAGTCGAACGTAACCGTGATCTGCACAACGGACGACCCTAATGATTCACTGGAATATCATATCAAAATCAAGGAAATCGAAGGCTTCAACACACAAGTGCTGCCATCGTTCAGACCGGACAAAGGCTTTGAAATCAACAGACCGACCTTTGTGCCTTGGGTACGCCAATTGGAGCAGGTCTCGGGCATCACGGTTAACAGCTATGACAGTTTCTTGGAGGCATTGGAAAGCCGCGCTGAATTCTTTAACTCCGTTGGCTGTAAAGTGTCCGACCATGCGCTGGATTACGTTCCTTATGCACCGGTTACACGGGAAGAAGCAGCCGTTATTTTCCAAAATGCGCTTCAAGGCTTGCCTGTTAGTCTGGAAGAAGAAAAGCAGTTCAAGACCTATACGCTTGTCTTCCTTGGCGGCGTGTATCATAAGCTGGGTTGGGCGATGCAGTATCATATTAACGCATCCCGTAACAACAACGCTCATATGTTCAAATTGATCGGACCGGATACGGGCTACGATTCCATCAACGACAGCTCCGTAGCTGCAGGACTTACAGGACTGCTTTCCGAATTGGCGCTTAACGAAACTCTGCCAAGAACGATTCTGTACTCCCTGAATCAGAAGGATAACGATATTCTTGCTACATTGATGGGCAGCTTCCAAGGTGACGGCATCCCTGGTAAAATGCAGCTGGGCTCCGCATGGTGGTTCAACGATACGAAGGACGGCATGGTACAGCAAATGAAGACTCTGGCCAATCTTGGGCTGCTGGGACGCTTTGTAGGAATGCTGACGGATTCCAGAAGCTTCCTCTCTTACACACGTCATGAGTATTTCCGTAGAATTCTTTGCAATATCATTGGCGAGTGGGTAGAGCAGGGCGAATTTCCGGAAGACGAAGCGCTGCTGAAACAGCTGGTTCAAGGTATTTCGTACAACAACGCATTAACTTATTTCGGTTTCTAA
- a CDS encoding helix-turn-helix domain-containing protein: MSGFEIERLRRDERFSMPIHHFHDFYEMYYLLNGNRYYFIQDRNYLIEEGNLVFIDKHNLHRTHDAGAPHHERILLHLDDPWFDQVQGDDMAALLRTPFASKQPVIALQTTNRSFVENILFSLLKEQQERRPGWELNSRSMLVQLLIFCSRLLSEAAPSTEQPHVPNDKILEIISYINQNFKNRLTLAHISETFYISSSYFCRIFKETSGFSFIEYLNNIRVREAQKLLRETKLKVIDIAELSGFDSIAHFGRVFKQVTKQTPLECRKLMRAPKS; encoded by the coding sequence TTGAGCGGTTTTGAAATCGAACGGTTGCGCAGAGACGAACGTTTCTCCATGCCGATCCATCACTTTCACGACTTTTATGAAATGTATTATTTGTTAAACGGTAACCGTTATTATTTCATCCAAGACCGGAACTATCTCATTGAAGAAGGAAATCTCGTTTTCATTGATAAGCATAATCTGCATAGAACCCATGATGCTGGAGCGCCTCACCATGAACGGATTCTGCTCCATTTGGACGACCCCTGGTTTGATCAAGTGCAGGGCGATGACATGGCGGCGCTGCTTCGGACTCCATTTGCAAGCAAGCAGCCGGTCATCGCATTGCAGACAACGAATCGCTCCTTTGTCGAGAACATCCTTTTCAGCTTGCTGAAGGAGCAGCAAGAACGAAGACCGGGTTGGGAGCTGAACAGCCGCTCTATGCTCGTTCAACTGCTTATTTTTTGCTCTCGACTACTGAGTGAGGCCGCACCTTCTACCGAACAGCCTCATGTGCCAAACGATAAAATATTGGAAATTATCAGCTATATCAATCAGAATTTCAAAAACCGGCTTACATTAGCGCATATTTCGGAGACCTTTTACATTAGCTCGAGCTACTTCTGCCGTATTTTTAAAGAAACGAGCGGCTTCTCGTTCATCGAATATTTAAACAATATCCGGGTCCGTGAGGCCCAGAAGCTGCTTCGGGAAACCAAGCTCAAAGTGATTGATATCGCTGAGTTATCCGGCTTTGACAGCATCGCGCATTTCGGTCGTGTCTTCAAGCAAGTAACGAAGCAGACACCTCTTGAATGCCGCAAGCTGATGCGGGCGCCTAAATCATGA
- a CDS encoding Gfo/Idh/MocA family protein — protein sequence MKKRYVQVGTGGRAEFFYGAIVKDFQETSELVAICDVNQTRMDYTNSLLVNKYGYHEVPTYKADQFEEMIREHKPDYVIVTSVDRTHHNYIIKAMELGCDVISEKPMTVDEEKCQEILDATKRTGRNLRVTFNYRYAPHNTKIRELIMDGVIGDVHSVHFEWLLNTQHGADYFRRWHRDKRNSGGLLVHKSTHHFDLVNFWLGSTPQTVFAMGGLMFYGRENAEKRGVTQFYQRATGNENAKNDPFALHLDQNEHLKGLYLDAEHEDGYQRDQSVFGDGINIEDTMGVMVRYNNKAILTYSLNAYLPWEGFNVVFNGSKGRIEMRVVEQSYVNSGGKKEDEGALKEKTIKVFPMFAAPYAVEIEEGVGGHGGGDPVLLRDIFDKPSDDRFHRAASHVDGAMSILTGIAGNISLRTGQPVQVDKLVKFD from the coding sequence ATGAAAAAGCGATATGTTCAGGTGGGAACAGGCGGACGTGCAGAGTTTTTCTACGGAGCGATTGTGAAGGATTTTCAAGAGACCTCAGAGCTTGTCGCGATCTGCGACGTGAACCAAACAAGAATGGATTACACCAACAGTTTGTTGGTGAATAAATACGGATATCACGAAGTACCAACGTATAAAGCGGATCAGTTCGAAGAGATGATTCGTGAGCATAAGCCGGATTATGTCATCGTCACTTCGGTGGACCGTACGCACCACAATTATATAATTAAAGCGATGGAGCTTGGCTGCGATGTGATTTCCGAGAAGCCGATGACGGTCGATGAGGAGAAATGCCAGGAGATTCTGGATGCAACGAAGAGAACAGGACGCAACCTGCGTGTGACGTTCAATTATCGTTATGCGCCGCATAATACGAAGATCCGCGAGCTCATTATGGACGGCGTGATCGGCGACGTGCATTCGGTTCACTTCGAGTGGCTGCTGAACACGCAGCATGGCGCTGACTATTTCCGCAGATGGCATCGTGACAAGCGCAACAGCGGCGGTCTGCTTGTACACAAGTCGACGCATCACTTCGATTTGGTCAACTTCTGGCTCGGCTCCACTCCGCAAACCGTATTCGCAATGGGCGGTCTTATGTTCTATGGCAGAGAAAATGCGGAGAAGCGCGGTGTTACCCAGTTCTATCAGCGTGCTACTGGCAATGAAAACGCAAAGAACGATCCGTTTGCACTTCATTTAGATCAAAATGAGCATCTAAAGGGCTTATACCTCGATGCGGAGCATGAAGACGGCTACCAACGCGATCAGAGCGTATTTGGAGATGGAATTAACATCGAGGATACGATGGGCGTAATGGTTCGCTATAACAACAAAGCGATTCTCACTTACTCGCTCAATGCTTACCTGCCATGGGAAGGCTTCAATGTCGTTTTCAACGGCAGCAAGGGAAGAATTGAAATGCGTGTCGTCGAGCAATCGTATGTAAACTCCGGCGGTAAGAAGGAAGATGAGGGTGCGCTGAAGGAGAAAACCATCAAAGTATTCCCGATGTTTGCGGCGCCTTACGCAGTGGAGATTGAAGAAGGTGTTGGCGGTCATGGTGGCGGAGACCCTGTTCTGCTTCGGGATATATTCGATAAGCCATCGGATGATCGTTTCCACCGCGCAGCTTCTCATGTTGACGGGGCTATGTCGATTCTGACTGGCATCGCGGGTAATATATCTTTACGTACCGGTCAGCCGGTTCAAGTGGATAAATTAGTGAAATTCGATTAA